A window from Gopherus flavomarginatus isolate rGopFla2 chromosome 4, rGopFla2.mat.asm, whole genome shotgun sequence encodes these proteins:
- the ENPP5 gene encoding ectonucleotide pyrophosphatase/phosphodiesterase family member 5 — MALNCYWGVLAVCVMTFPSTLCFQQDQSRVLLLSFDGFRWDYIYKFPTPNFHYIMKNGAHVKQVTNVFITKTYPNHYTMVTGLYAESHGIVANEMYDPVLNKTFSLNSMNIHNSKFWEEACPIWVTNQMEGHRTGAAMWPGTDVKIHGVFPTHYMSYNESVSFKDRVDKLIDWFTSEEPISFGLLYWEQPDAMGHVLGPENPRMGAVISEIDDKLGYLVSELKKAKLWDTLNIIITSDHGMAQSSSERLIELDQYVARELYTMVDHSPVVAILPKEGKLDEVYEALVNAHPNMTVYKKEEIPNRLHYKHNSKIQPILAVADKGWEILQNKSDQLLLGNHGYDNVLPEMHPLFLAYGPAFRRNTTKEAMSLTDLYPLLCHLLGISSLPNNGSFSNVEDLLLMEVPRDLNPKYYAQESYACFIGVFLGSILVIVFLLVFIKHVTQSHLPSMQVQHTEISQPLLQG, encoded by the exons ATGGCTTTGAATTGCTACTGGGGAGTCTTGGCAGTCTGTGTGATGACTTTTCCAAGCACACTTTGTTTCCAGCAGGACCAGTCCAGAGTGTTACTATTATCTTTTGATGGATTTCGATGGGATTACATTTATAAATTCCCAACGCCTAACTTTCATTATATTATGAAGAATGGTGCTCATGTTAAACAGGTTACTAATGTGTTTATTACAAAAACTTATCCTAATCATTATACAATGGTGACAGGTCTCTATGCAGAGAGCCATGGCATAGTCGCTAATGAAATGTATGATCCTGTCCTGAACAAAACTTTCTCCCTGAACAGCATGAACATCCATAATTCAAAGTTCTGGGAAGAGGCCTGTCCAATATGGGTCACCAACCAAATGGAAGGACACAGAACCGGAGCTGCTATGTGGCCTGGAACAGATGTAAAAATACATGGAGTCTTTCCTACGCACTATATGTCTTACAACGAGTCTGTTTCATTCAAAGATCGAGTTGACAAGCTTATTGATTGGTTTACATCAGAAGAACCCATCAGTTTTGGTCTTCTGTACTGGGAGCAGCCTGATGCGATGGGGCATGTTTTGGGCCCAGAAAATCCACGTATGGGCGCAGTCATTAGTGAGATTGATGACAAGCTAGGATATCTTGTGTCAGAACTGAAGAAAGCAAAGTTGTGGGACACACTGAATATCATAATCACAAGTGACCATGGAATGGCACAGTCTTCTTCAGAAAGGCTCATAGAGCTTGATCAGTACGTGGCTAGAGAGCTGTATACAATGGTTGACCATTCTCCTGTGGTAGCGATTTTACCGAAAGAAG GCAAACTTGATGAAGTGTATGAAGCCTTGGTCAATGCTCATCCCAACATGACTGTTTATAAAAAGGAGGAGATTCCAAATAGATTACACTACAAACACAACAGTAAAATTCAACCAATCTTAGCAGTGGCTGATAAAGGATGGGAAATTTTACAAAACAAGTCTGATCAACTTCTCT tGGGTAATCATGGATACGACAATGTCCTACCAGAAATGCACCCACTCTTCTTGGCCTATGGTCCTGCCTTTAGAAGGAATACCACCAAAGAAGCCATGAGTCTCACAGATCTGTATCCCTTGTTGTGCCATCTGCTTGGTATCAGCTCATTGCCAAACAACGGGTCATTCAGCAATGTGGAAGATTTGCTTCTTATGGAAGTTCCAAGAGACCTGAATCCGAAATATTATGCACAGGAGTCCTATGCCTGTTTTATAGGAGTTTTTCTTGGTAGCATTCTTGTTAttgtttttcttcttgtttttattaaacacGTAACCCAGAGCCACCTACCTAGCATGCAGGTACAACACACTGAAATTTCCCAGCCGTTACTACAAGGGTAA
- the ENPP4 gene encoding bis(5'-adenosyl)-triphosphatase ENPP4 has product MLSAMKLMLTLFLSGIVACYGGNPNYNSILLVSFDGFRADYLKNYRLPHLQKFIEDGVLVEHVTNAFITKTFPNHYSIVTGLYEESHGIVANAMYEEDTKKKFSEFNDTDPFWWNEATPIWVTNQQQENRRSAAAMWPGTDVKINNTIPHFFMKYNHSVTFEERMENITMWLNNSSPPVTFATLYWEEPDASGHKYGPGDKENMRKVLEQVDNHIGSLIYKLKALGLWENINVIITSDHGMTQCFPHKLIKLDDCIGRGNYTLVDTTPVAAILPKNNKKYVYNLLKNCSTSMKVYLKEEIPERFHYHHNKRIQPIILVADEGWTIVQNGSLTKLGDHGYDNALPSMHPFLAAHGPAFRKGYKQNTINNVDIYPMMCHILGFKPQPNNGTFSNTKCLLVDQWCINLPEAIGIVVGVLLVLTTLTCLIIIMKNRVSSPRPFSRLQLQEDDDPLIG; this is encoded by the exons ATGTTGTCCGCAATGAAATTAATGTTAACACTCTTTCTTTCTGGAATTGTAGCCTGTTATGGTGGAAATCCTAACTACAATTCAATACTCCTGGTGTCTTTTGATGGTTTCAGGGCTGACTATCTGAAAAACTATAGACTTCCTCATCTCCAGAAGTTTATTGAGGATGGTGTGTTGGTAGAACATGTTACAAATGCTTTTATTACAAAAACTTTCCCAAACCATTACAGCATAGTGACAGGCTTATATGAAGAAAGCCATGGCATTGTGGCTAACGCAATGTATGAAGAAGATACAAAGAAGAAGTTTTCAGAGTTTAATGATACAGATCCTTTCTGGTGGAACGAGGCGACTCCTATTTGGGTGACAAATCAGCAGCAAGAGAATAGAAGAAGTGCTGCTGCAATGTGGCCTGGTACTGATGTAAAAATTAACAACACAATACCTCACTTTTTTATGAAGTATAATCATTCAGTAACATTTGAAGAGAGAATGGAGAACATTACTATGTGGCTGAACAACTCTAGCCCACCAGTTACTTTTGCTACACTCTATTGGGAAGAACCAGATGCAAGTGGGCATAAATATGGACCAGGAGATAAAGAAAACATGAGAAAAGTGTTAGAACAAGTGGATAATCACATTGGTTCACTTATTTATAAACTCAAGGCATTGGGATTGTGGGAGAATATTAATGTCATAATTACAAGTGATCATGGAATGACCCAGTGTTTCCCACACAAGCTGATTAAACTGGATGACTGCATTGGCCGTGGTAACTACACTCTAGTAGACACGACACCAGTTGCTGCAATACTGCCAAAAAACA ACAAAAAGTATGTTTATAACTTACTGAAAAACTGCAGCACTTCCATGAAGGTGTATCTTAAAGAAGAGATTCCAGAAAGGTTTCATTACCATCACAATAAGCGCATTCAACCCATAATTCTGGTTGCAGATGAGGGCTGGACAATTGTACAAAATGGGTCACTTACAAAAT TAGGTGACCACGGCTATGACAATGCTCTTCCAAGCATGCACCCATTCCTGGCTGCTCATGGTCCTGCTTTTCGCAAAGGCTACAAGCAGAACACAATTAATAATGTTGATATCTACCCAATGATGTGTCACATCCTCGGATTTAAACCTCAGCCCAATAATGGAACCTTTAGCAACACCAAGTGCTTGTTAGTTGACCAGTGGTGCATAAATCTCCCTGAAGCAATTGGAATAGTTGTAGGTGTCCTCCTAGTGTTAACTACTCTGACCTGCCTTATAATAATCATGAAGAATAGAGTGTCCTCTCCACGTCCATTTTCCCGACTTCAGCTACAAGAGGATGATGATCCCTTAATTGGATAG